The genomic window CGACTTACCTGACATGCTTGATGAAATAAAAAAAGTTGCACCTGATGATGCCGCCCCTTTTATGAATTACTTAAACTACAGTGCACAAATGTATGAGCTGTGCATGAAAAGCTTTTACAACAAAAGCATATCGGGTCTAAGTGAACTTCGTAAGCTTCATTCATTACGAGAGCTTATGGCATTTGATCCGATGAAGACACTAAACGAAGGTACAGAACGGTACATTAAAGACCCGCATATTAAACAGTTTATTAATTTTCTCGTCATGTACGTTGGTTCGTCTCCTTATCAAGCACCAGCTGTCTTGTCTCAGCTTGCATATGTTCAGTTCGGTCTTGGTAATTTCTATGTAAAAGGTGGCATGTACAACATTGTACGGGGAATGGAGCAATTGCTAACAGAACTAAACGTAACAATTCGTACAGAAACGCCGGTAAAAGGAATTATTCAAGTCGATTCCGTTGCAAAAGGGGTGCGCTTAGAGTGTGGGGAAGAAGTACATGCCGACATCGTCGTGTCAAATCTCGAAGCGATTCCAACCTATCGTCAATTGTTAAAGGAGCATCCACAACATAAGACACAGGCAAAGAAGCTAGAAAAGTTCGAACCTAGTGTGTCTGGACTTGTTCTCTTGCTCGGGCTAAGACGAGAATACCCACAACTCGCCCATCATAATTTTTTCTTTTCAAAAGATCCAGAAGAAGAATTCAAACAAATTTTTGAAGAAAAACGCCCAGCTGACGATCCCACTGTTTATATTGGCATTTCGTCTAAATCAGATCCTAGTCAAGCGCCAGAAGGGAAAGAGAATCATTTTGTTCTGACTCATGTGCCACCACTTAAAGAAGGCGAGACATGGGAAAAATATAAAACGAGCTATCGAGAAACGGTTATTAGCAAATTAGAGCGGAATGGATTAACAACAATAAGAGATGATATTGAGTTTGAAATGACCTTTACACCAGATGATCTACAGTCTCTGTACGGGGCTAATGGAGGATCCATTTACGGTGTCGTTGCAGATAAAAAGAAAAATGGCGGGTTTAAAATTCCTAGCAAAAGTGAGCTCATTTCTCAACTCTATTTTGTCGGTGGTTCCACCCATCCAGGTGGAGGTGTCCCAATGGTTACCCTCTCAGGTCAGCTTACGGCAGACTTAATTGCAGAAGAGCTAACCATTCAGCAAAAACCAGCTGTGCGATGACAAAGTAAAAAGGCTATTTGCAAGTAAAAGCTGCAATGAGAGGCTGGGACAAAAGGTTCTTAGTCGATGAAAAAGCCGAACTATTGTCTGAAATGCCCTAAAGGCATGCAGTTATAGTTCGGCTTTATGTTTTAAGATAAGTTAATATACATATCTTTATTCGGCAATAGATAGGCTTAAGTTAGTTATGTCCCAGCCTCTTTCCTTTTTTATTGATAATCAATAAACAAATAACTAAAGACAGACAGACATAGAGATAGAAGGAGAATACTAGCAATAACGATCATATGTCGTTTTCGCTGGAGTGCTACAATCGCAATATATTCTCGCACCATCGCATTTGGCCAGTAATAAAGAGCTGTTTTACTACCAATTCCTTGACTCTTTAAGCCTGCTTTTCTCGCATACAGACCTGCTCGAAAGAGATGGAAGTTATTCGTGGTAAATATGCTTTCGTAGTTGCCGTCAGGTCGTAGCTGATCCATCAATGCTTTTGAAAATGCCATATTTTGATACGTATTCAGTGATTGCTTTTCTTGAAGCGTATCCTCGGCAGGAATACCATGTTGTATCGCATATTCTTCCATTGCTTCGGCTTCAGATCGATTCTCATCTGATCCTTGTCCACCTGAAAAAATAATCTTAGGCGGGGTCGTTACCTTCTTCTGTTTATAATAAAAGCCCATCGCTTTGTTGATTCTACTTGCCAATAGTGGTGGTACATCATCGTTTATTAATCCACTCCCCAATACGATAATAAAATCTTGGTTATGTTTTGGTCGATTAAATTGATACAAAACGTAAGCCGTAAAAAAGTTCAAGAGATGAATAAAAAAATAAAAAGCTATGATATAAACACTACTAAACAAAGGTCGAAAATGAACAGAAACGTATTGAGAAAGATCCAGTCCATTTAGAAGAAACAAAAGAATGAATCCAAGACCAGTGAGCATTGTTAGTGAATTAGCAAGCTTCTTCCCCTCTCGCTGCATAAGTAGCTTAGCATTATATAAAAGACCTCCCACCAAAGCGACACTACCAAAAGGAATCAAAATGACTAGCGCAACAACCGGGAATAAAATGAGATACTCTGAATACGGATAGTCCGTCCGCAATACTAGCACGAAGCAAAACAATAAAAAAGAAACAATACACGCATTAAACAAGAAACCATTGATCATTCTTCTAGGGTCTCTTCTATATGAAAACATAAACAGAAGAAACATAATGGCTGAAAACCCGCCTATCCAGAGCATATAAGCACCTCCTACTCGGTTTAATACGTACCTTAGCGATCGTACTTATTTATGACGCGCCCAATCGGCAATTGCCTCAATATCTTCAGGCTTTGTCCTACAACAACCACCTATTATCCTAGCTCCTGCTTCATACCAGCTTTTCGCACTAGTAGAAAATGGTTGACTAGAGAGGACTTCGTTCCATTGCTTACTCGATGCATCATAGGCTTCACCTGAATTCGGATAAACGATGATTGGTTTAGCCGTTTTACTCTTTATTTCTTTAATCAGTGAATGAATAAAAGTCGGCGCAGAACAGTTTATACCAATTGCTGCTACTTGCTCCTCCTTTGCTAGCCACCTTGCACAATCTGCCATTTTTTCTCCACTACTAATATGAACTCCGTCTTGTGCACTAAAACTAACCCACGTATAAATGTGAGGAAATTCCTTTAATACCCTTATTAGAGCCTTCGCTTCTTTCAGACATGGAATCGTCTCACAAGCTAAAATTTCAGCACCAGCTTCAATGAACATACGAATCCGCTCTCTGTGAAACGAAACGAATTGATCTTCGCTTACTTGATAATCACCTCGATATTCAGAGCCATCTGCTAAAAACGCACCGTAAGGACCTACTGATGCAGCCACTATAGGTTTAGGTCTTCCATATCGATTCTCTTCATCGCTCCAAAAGTCATCACGGGCTTTAACCGCAATGTGAACAGATTCTTTAAGTAAACGAATTGCCTCAACTTCACTTAAGCCCCTATCCTTATATCCCTCTACTGTAGCTTGATAGCTAGCGGTAATGGCACAATCTGCACCCGCAGCAAAATAATTTGTATGTATTTGCTTAATTAAAGTAGGCTCCTCCATTAACACTTTTGCGGACCATAATGGATCGTTTAAATGACACCCGTGGGTTTCAAGTTCCGTCGCCAAAGCACCATCTAAAATCATCATTGGAAAGTGAGTTAGAATTTTTTCGATTGGATTCATGTGATATCCTTCCTCTCTAATTAGATTGTTCTTGGCACTACGTATGTTTCTTTAACTGGTTGTTGAACTATGTTATTCCGAGTGAACGTTTTACAATTTTTCTAACCGCTTACTTCAAATCAGAAATTATGCTTGTATCGATCAAGAAGCGGTTTTCAGAAATGCCTTTTCTTATCTGTATTAGAATGTTAGGGACTAACATACTCAATTCTTATTATAAATATTCCCATCAATAAAAGAGGTTTATCATTCTAATACATTTTTTAAATTGTTCTTATATTGGCTCAGCATAAATAAAATATCGTTCTTCAGGTCTTGTGAGTGAAAAAAACGGGTAACAAGTCATCAACACAAGTGTTTCTTTTTCTTTATCTCCTACACGCCAAGTCTCCGATTCATGACCAATTTCAGCAAAATCGACTTTATAATCGTATTGACCATATGGAGTACTAACCGTAATTAAATCACCTTTTAAGACATTACCAACATTTAAAAAAGCAGAGTCATTATGACCCGCCAAAAAAACCTGTTCCCCGTCTCCAGGAAATCCAGTTGTAGGATCGTGTCCTACACCATGACGAAGGTGTTCTAGCTCCGAACCATGTACAATTGGCATCGATAAATCAATAGATGGGATTTCAATTTTTCCATATGGTTGCCCTAATTCAATTGAAAAATCAGTTCTTTTCATTAATAAATTTTCATTTAAAGTTGAACTGTAACCGAATTTAGCTAGGTAATCCTCGGTAGCCTCTATTTGATAATTACTTCCATAATAAAAATCCAGTAACAAATATCCGACATAGAGAAGGCAGCTTAACCCTAAAATTAAAAACCCATTTCCAACCCATCGAATCATACAAAACACTCCTAAAAAGAGTATAAAAGAATGCCACTTAGATAAGTCTAAGTGGCCTGTTCATTATACCGTATTCCTTTTTCTCTTTCTATTCATCCGATGAATAGAAATACCAATTGCAAGTAATACAAGTCCTGCTAGCGCAATAACATATAGATTATTCGCTGTTTGTACTAACGTATCTTTTCCATATGGCTTGTCTCTTCCCGTATCTTGAGGAGGTGTCGGTCCGTTCGGGTATTCACTATCTTTTATTCCTTCCTCTGGTGTTTTTGGGTCATCTGTTGAGCCATTATTTGGATCAGTTGGACTTGGTTTTTCATCTAATTGAATTAGAATCGAATCAACATCGTCGTCTTTTACTATCTTTCCGTCTGGAGTGTGTCCCAATACAAAAGCAATATTGTCTAGTGTTTTCTGATTTAAGTCAGCTTCTGTTACCACATAAATGACAGACCCAGTCGTTGTCTCTCCTGGTGCAAGCGTTGTTGTTTCAAGCTCAATCGCCTCACCAAGCATCGGATCATTCACGTTTACATCTTCTAACGTTACATTCCCTGTGTTCTTAACAGTGAATGTATAAATGACTTCGTCACTTGCTTGACTAATCGTTTCCTTATCACTCGTTTTTGTTAATTTGATGCTTCCAGCTGCATCTTCATAAACCGTCACATCGTCTTCGTCACTTACTTCTTCATTAGAAGGAGATAAGCCAATAACGGTTGCTTCATTGTACACTTCACCACGATTAACATCGGCTTGAGTAATCATGTAGGTAGCCGTTGCGAGTAGAACATCTCCTGGCGCAAGTGTTAAGAATTCTACATGTTCAAGTAATTTTCCATTGATGGATACATACTCAATATCACTCAGGTTTTCTAATTCATCTGTCAAAATGACATTAGTTAAGGTTACGTTGCCTGTATTTTCAACAGTGAACGTATACTCAATATCTTCTCCAACTATTAAATTGTGACGATTGGCTTCTTTTGTTAAATCAATTGACAGGTTCTTTTCGACTGGAACTTCATTATCATCGGTATCTTTAACAGTGGTTCCATCTGGTGCTCCCCCTGTTGTTGCTGCTACATTAGTCAAGATTCCATTGTCTAGATCGGCTTGGGTTACCACATAAACGATAGACACAGTTATTGTCTCTCCTGGTGCTAATATGGTTGTCTCAAGTTCAATCTCCCCACCAAGCATTGGATCATTCACATTTACATCTGTTAATGTCACATTGCCTGTGTTTTCAACAGTGAATGTATAAGTAACTTCGTCACCAGCTTGACTAATCGTTTCTTTATCACTCGTTTTTGTTAATACGATGCTTCCAGCTGCATCTTCATAAATCGTGACCTCATCTTTGTCTGTTACACGTTCGCCAAGGTTTGACTCACCCACAATCGTTGCTTCATTGTACACTTCACCACGATCGATGTCCGCTTGGGTAATCGTGTAAATGGCTTCAGCAACTAGGACGCTTCCTGGTTCAAGGGTTATGGAATCTGTGTTCTCGATTACTTCACCATTGATAGTCATGTATTGAATATTGCTCAGGTTCTTCAGCTCATCCGTTAGCAATACATCAAACAACGTCACATTCCCTACGTTTTGTGCAGTGAATGTGTAAACGATGTCTTCACCTACCACTAAATGATCACGATCTGCCGCTTTGATTAAGCCAATCGCTGGCGTTTGTTTCGTCGGAACCGTGTCTTCGCCTTCATTTTCGACTGGAGATCCATCCGGACCATTTCCTGTCACTGTTGCGATGTTTACGATGCTTTCATTATTCAAGTCTTCTTGCTTGACTGTATAGCTAGCTGTTCCAATTGTTTTTTCACCCGGTGCTAAAGTTGTTGCTTCGAGCTCAATCGCTCCACCAAGCATTGGATCGTCCACACTTACATTCGCTATCGTCACATTGCCCGTGTTTTCCACTTCAAATGTGTACATAACAACGTCACCAACCGCTTGTACTATTTCGAGATCACTTGTTTTAGTAAGTAAGAGATCTGGCGCCAACGCTTGTTCAATGGCCACGTCATCTTCGTCACTTACTTCTTCATTTGAAGGTGATAAGCCGATAACAGTTGCTTCATTGTACACTTCACCACGATCAACATCGACTTGGGTAATTGTGTAGGTGGCCGTTGCGAGTAGAACATCTCCTGGCGCAAGTGTTAAGAATTCTACATGTTCAAGTACTTCTCCATTAATGGAAACGTACTCAATATCACTCAGGTTTTTTAATTCGTCTGTCAAAACGACATTAGTCAAGGTTACATTTCCTGTATTTTCAACAGTAAATGTATACTCGATGTCTTCTCCAACCACTAAATTATCACGATTTGCTTCTTTTGATAGATTAATGGAAGGGTTTTGTTCAACAGGAACAACGTCTTCGTCTTCATCTTCTACAGTATTACTTCCAGGTGTTGTACCAATGGTGCTAGCATTATTTACTACCTCACCATGATTTACATCGGCTTGGGTAACTTTATATACTGCGGTACCAAGTGTCTTCTCTCCTGGCGCAAGCTTCGTATTTTCAAGCACAATTGCCCCACCTAGCATTGGATCCATTACTTGTACATCTTCTAACGTTACATTACCAGTATTTTCAACTTCAAATGTATACATAATTTCAGTACCAGCTTCATTCACAAGATCAAGGTCACTTGATTTTATTAATTTAATTTCTGGTTCTGGATCCTGAGCAACAGTCACTTCATCTTCATCTGTCACTTCTTCATTCAAAGGGGATTTCCCTACGGCTTTTGCAGTATTCATTAGTTCCCCACGATCAACATCGGCTTGGGTAATTGTGTAAGTAGCTAATGCTTCTAATACGTCACCTGGCTGAAGCGTTATAGGAGCGTTTCCAATGATGATCGTGCCATTAATCAATGTATAGCGAATGTTACTTATGTTTTCAAGCTCATCTGTAATTGACAGATCACTTAATGTCACATTCCCAACATTTTCTACAGTAAAAGAATAAACAATTCTTTCTCCAGCTACAAGATTATCGCGATCTGCTGTTTTTGTCAGCTCGATTGCTGGCGATTGCTCTGTTGGAATAGTGTCCCCGTCTTCATTTTCTACTGGAGTTCCATCTGGACTTTCTCCTGTCACTGTTGCGATGTTTACAATGCTTTCACTATCTAAGTCTTCTTGAGTCACTATATAGCTAGCCATTCCAATTGTTTTTTCTCCTGGCGCTAGCGTTGTTGATTCAAGTTTAACCGTTTCACCAAGCATTGGATCATCAACGCTTACATTCGTTAACGTCACATTCCCCTCATTCTGCACTTCAAATGTGTACGTAATAACTTGACCAACCGCTTTTACCATGTCAAGATCACTTGTCTTTGTAAGTGAGAGACCTGGGGCTAATGCTTCTTCAACGGTTACGTCGTCTTTATCACTAATTTCTTCATTTAAAGGAGATAGGCCTATAACGATTGCTTCGTTGTGTACTTCACCACGATCGACATCTGCTTGAGTAATCGTATAGGTTGCCGTTGCCATAAGAACATCTCCTGGCGTAAGCGAAAGAGACTCTAAGTTTTCAAATGCTTCTCCATTAATGGATACATATTCAATGTCACTAAGGTTTTCTAGTTCATCCGTTAAAGCAACATCAGTCAACGTTACATTTCCTGTATTTTCAACAATGAATGTATACTCGATGTCTTCTCCAACCACTAAATTGTCTCGATTGGCTTCTTTTAATAAATGGATGGCTGGGTTCTGTTCAACTGGAGTATCATTATCATCAGTATCTTTTACAATAGTTCCATCAGGTGTTTCCCCTGTTGCAGCTGCTACATTTGTTAAAATCCCATTATCTAAATTAGCTTGAGTTACCACATAAACGACCTTTCCTGTCGTTACTTCTCCTGGTGCGAGCGCCCTCGTCTCAAGTTCAATCACTCCACCAAGCATTGGATCATCCACGCTCACATCTGTTAGCGTCACATTCCCTGTGTTTTCAACAGTAAAGGTATAAATAACTTCGTCTCCAGCTTGGCTAATGGTTTCCCTATCACTTGTCTTAGTTAATGTGATGCTTCCATTTGGATCTTCATAAATCGTAACCTCATCCGTGTCTATTACGAGCTCACCAAGGTTTGACTCACCCTCAACTGTTGCTTCATTGTACACTTCACCACGATCGACGTCCGCTTGCGTAATCGTGTAAGTCGCTTCCGCAACCAATACGCTTCCTGGTTCAAGGGTAATAGAATCCGTATTCTCAATCACTTCTCCATTAATGGTTAAATATTGGATTTCACTCAGGTTTTTAAGCTCATCCGTAAATGACACATCAAACAGCGTCACATTCCCTGTGTTTTGTGCAGTTAAGGTATAAACGACCTCTTCGCCTGCTACTAAATCATTACGATCTGAAGCTTTGATTAAGCCAATCGACGGTGATTGTTCTGTTGAAACAATTTCTTCGTCTTCATTTTCAATTGGAGATCCATCTGGACTTTCTCCTGTCACTGTTGCAATGTTTACGACGCTTTCATTATTTAAATCTTCTTGCGTCACAATATAGCTAGACGTTCCAATTGTTTTTTCTCCTGGTGCTAGCGTTGTTGATTCAAGTTCAATGGCTCCACCAAGCATTGGATCGTCCACACTAACATCGGTTATTGTCACATTTCCCGTGTTTTCCACTTCAAATGAGTAAATAATTTCGTCTCCGACTTGTTTCACCGATTCGACATCACTTGTTTTTATAAGGGTTAATAACGGATTCATTCGTTCATTTTCTTTCGCCATTTTCGTAATAGTTGTTTGCTCTTCTTCTATTGAAAAGTAGAGAGGCTCATCGTCTAATATATACGACTTAGGTGCTTCTATTTCAACAAACCGATAGTCACCTTCCTCCAGATCCTCAATCAATAAAGTCCCTGCATCATTCGTAACAAACCCACTACCTACTTCTATCCACTGTCCGTCAACGTCACGCTCCAATATAAAGGTAGCACCGCTTAATACGTTCTTCGTATCAGTATCAAGTTTCGTCAGTTCAACATGGCGTGTAATCTTTTCATTTGCTATTGTAACGGTATTCATTCCGTTAATATTTACGGGTTGAGTATCCGTAATTCCTACGACATAACCGTCTGGAGCATTGTCTTCACGAAGCTCATAATTACCGTATAATAAGCGATTGAATGTCACTTCTCCATCTTTATTAGTTTGCTGAGTACTAATAACTATCCCAGAATCCGCATCCCTCAATGAGAACGTCGCACCCTCAAGCGTTTCATTGGTATTAGCGTCTACTTTAATGACAGTAAGTGCGCCCAACTCTCCTGAACCTTCTCCCACACCTTGGGTTCGTGCTACTCTAACCGATTTAGTAGAAGTCCATTGATTCTCTTCAATCGATTCACCATTAAATGAGACGTCGTTTGATATCGTCTCCCCCACCATTGCTTGTATAAATGACTGGTATTCTAGTACATATGGACGATCAATTTCATTGTTAAATGTTAGCTCAAATCCATTTTCTTTGAATTCAAGGTTATAATCTTCTCCTAATACCAATAGATCGCCTTTAGTAATGTTGCCAGTGGCTTCTACCGTTGTTTCATAGAGAACAAACGAATCTTCTAATAACAACTGGTTTTCTGTTAACTGATCAATGACTCGCGCATTTTCTACCTTTGCTTGAGCGTAGTT from Shouchella hunanensis includes these protein-coding regions:
- a CDS encoding class D sortase; this translates as MIRWVGNGFLILGLSCLLYVGYLLLDFYYGSNYQIEATEDYLAKFGYSSTLNENLLMKRTDFSIELGQPYGKIEIPSIDLSMPIVHGSELEHLRHGVGHDPTTGFPGDGEQVFLAGHNDSAFLNVGNVLKGDLITVSTPYGQYDYKVDFAEIGHESETWRVGDKEKETLVLMTCYPFFSLTRPEERYFIYAEPI
- a CDS encoding YdcF family protein, with protein sequence MLWIGGFSAIMFLLFMFSYRRDPRRMINGFLFNACIVSFLLFCFVLVLRTDYPYSEYLILFPVVALVILIPFGSVALVGGLLYNAKLLMQREGKKLANSLTMLTGLGFILLFLLNGLDLSQYVSVHFRPLFSSVYIIAFYFFIHLLNFFTAYVLYQFNRPKHNQDFIIVLGSGLINDDVPPLLASRINKAMGFYYKQKKVTTPPKIIFSGGQGSDENRSEAEAMEEYAIQHGIPAEDTLQEKQSLNTYQNMAFSKALMDQLRPDGNYESIFTTNNFHLFRAGLYARKAGLKSQGIGSKTALYYWPNAMVREYIAIVALQRKRHMIVIASILLLSLCLSVFSYLFIDYQ
- the mmuM gene encoding homocysteine S-methyltransferase; protein product: MNPIEKILTHFPMMILDGALATELETHGCHLNDPLWSAKVLMEEPTLIKQIHTNYFAAGADCAITASYQATVEGYKDRGLSEVEAIRLLKESVHIAVKARDDFWSDEENRYGRPKPIVAASVGPYGAFLADGSEYRGDYQVSEDQFVSFHRERIRMFIEAGAEILACETIPCLKEAKALIRVLKEFPHIYTWVSFSAQDGVHISSGEKMADCARWLAKEEQVAAIGINCSAPTFIHSLIKEIKSKTAKPIIVYPNSGEAYDASSKQWNEVLSSQPFSTSAKSWYEAGARIIGGCCRTKPEDIEAIADWARHK
- a CDS encoding DUF7507 domain-containing protein; the encoded protein is MKKFLVWLLIFVFIFQPIGTNVALAIEGDENRIGISLQDENGNPYGGGVVSKEDNFYLNIGFKYSEVDEINISIPEEVRTDNLNEILLNEKQEEIGTYEISDSQLKIVLTEDLRELNGDISVPARWNQEVLANTNSINLVFAHAHGSQDLKIAFEDLEEETDSVEEATEETDSVEKEATEETDSVEEEATEETDSVEKEATEETDSVEEEATEEADNVEEEATEESKSSTSVNTAINENILTGYDIWFEDEGGNKIDTPGLNADIRINYTWALPNGHGYTEGAMFEFMIPEQFHVYDEVDRLEMRFEGDIIGYFSVNKAGEATIEFTSFIEEYSNINGTVGLWTEFREDLIIEEGKTITVTPIEGKDSMTIPIDFRPSGQSIEKRGEPNRVYNAETIDWTVDFNKSLDTVAQAVLSDPIQEGQSLVDGSIKLYYLDMQFNGTSSLGEEVPSSEYTFSGDPSFSIEFNEEINRAYRLVFTTTLTDDEKATFENKAMLLSSGTEVGHASASVAVGRGTPLDKRVVQYDGPSQTIEWEVQYNYDERSIAQENAFIEDSFTETHRIIAESVVVQRITIDENGNETGEDEVDYFDLKPSSDESGFRLEFLQDIDAAYKITYKTEAKDRVRNEETISNTVTTVDRSAGDRQGIGQYVLSKSHGNVNYKEKTVNWQVRFNTDGFEMENVILKDVFTNSGLKLDFESISITSGGQTWQVDEDYRFNTNEPNDFENQEQFNIEFLRTIEEEVLITYKTEFDYEQRESKELTYFKNEAQLLWTAPGDADNQQEQIVTDQFTPGSYTRANGFKGGSYNAIDKEITWNIGVNYNLKPINQLIIEDTILGNQQLLSDTIQIYEMTLNSGENAFEKGTLVDSDKYGIELVSNEDESNQFTITFNEPIDTAYLVTYKTSLNGLSFVQANYVNEAVFSDDGQDAFELKASVSIPHGGSYTNKQGQQSGRFINWQVGVNYAQAKVENARVIDQLTENQLLLEDSFVLYETTVEATGNITKGDLLVLGEDYNLEFKENGFELTFNNEIDRPYVLEYQSFIQAMVGETISNDVSFNGESIEENQWTSTKSVRVARTQGVGEGSGELGALTVIKVDANTNETLEGATFSLRDADSGIVISTQQTNKDGEVTFNRLLYGNYELREDNAPDGYVVGITDTQPVNINGMNTVTIANEKITRHVELTKLDTDTKNVLSGATFILERDVDGQWIEVGSGFVTNDAGTLLIEDLEEGDYRFVEIEAPKSYILDDEPLYFSIEEEQTTITKMAKENERMNPLLTLIKTSDVESVKQVGDEIIYSFEVENTGNVTITDVSVDDPMLGGAIELESTTLAPGEKTIGTSSYIVTQEDLNNESVVNIATVTGESPDGSPIENEDEEIVSTEQSPSIGLIKASDRNDLVAGEEVVYTLTAQNTGNVTLFDVSFTDELKNLSEIQYLTINGEVIENTDSITLEPGSVLVAEATYTITQADVDRGEVYNEATVEGESNLGELVIDTDEVTIYEDPNGSITLTKTSDRETISQAGDEVIYTFTVENTGNVTLTDVSVDDPMLGGVIELETRALAPGEVTTGKVVYVVTQANLDNGILTNVAAATGETPDGTIVKDTDDNDTPVEQNPAIHLLKEANRDNLVVGEDIEYTFIVENTGNVTLTDVALTDELENLSDIEYVSINGEAFENLESLSLTPGDVLMATATYTITQADVDRGEVHNEAIVIGLSPLNEEISDKDDVTVEEALAPGLSLTKTSDLDMVKAVGQVITYTFEVQNEGNVTLTNVSVDDPMLGETVKLESTTLAPGEKTIGMASYIVTQEDLDSESIVNIATVTGESPDGTPVENEDGDTIPTEQSPAIELTKTADRDNLVAGERIVYSFTVENVGNVTLSDLSITDELENISNIRYTLINGTIIIGNAPITLQPGDVLEALATYTITQADVDRGELMNTAKAVGKSPLNEEVTDEDEVTVAQDPEPEIKLIKSSDLDLVNEAGTEIMYTFEVENTGNVTLEDVQVMDPMLGGAIVLENTKLAPGEKTLGTAVYKVTQADVNHGEVVNNASTIGTTPGSNTVEDEDEDVVPVEQNPSINLSKEANRDNLVVGEDIEYTFTVENTGNVTLTNVVLTDELKNLSDIEYVSINGEVLEHVEFLTLAPGDVLLATATYTITQVDVDRGEVYNEATVIGLSPSNEEVSDEDDVAIEQALAPDLLLTKTSDLEIVQAVGDVVMYTFEVENTGNVTIANVSVDDPMLGGAIELEATTLAPGEKTIGTASYTVKQEDLNNESIVNIATVTGNGPDGSPVENEGEDTVPTKQTPAIGLIKAADRDHLVVGEDIVYTFTAQNVGNVTLFDVLLTDELKNLSNIQYMTINGEVIENTDSITLEPGSVLVAEAIYTITQADIDRGEVYNEATIVGESNLGERVTDKDEVTIYEDAAGSIVLTKTSDKETISQAGDEVTYTFTVENTGNVTLTDVNVNDPMLGGEIELETTILAPGETITVSIVYVVTQADLDNGILTNVAATTGGAPDGTTVKDTDDNEVPVEKNLSIDLTKEANRHNLIVGEDIEYTFTVENTGNVTLTNVILTDELENLSDIEYVSINGKLLEHVEFLTLAPGDVLLATATYMITQADVNRGEVYNEATVIGLSPSNEEVSDEDDVTVYEDAAGSIKLTKTSDKETISQASDEVIYTFTVKNTGNVTLEDVNVNDPMLGEAIELETTTLAPGETTTGSVIYVVTEADLNQKTLDNIAFVLGHTPDGKIVKDDDVDSILIQLDEKPSPTDPNNGSTDDPKTPEEGIKDSEYPNGPTPPQDTGRDKPYGKDTLVQTANNLYVIALAGLVLLAIGISIHRMNRKRKRNTV
- a CDS encoding phytoene desaturase family protein, whose amino-acid sequence is MTKKRIVIVGGGLGGLSAAISLASQGHDVTVLEKNERIGGKCNIRSGEGYQFDTGPSILTMPWVLEALFNRAGRDVHDYMEIERVEPQWRTFFEDGVSIDLKGDLPDMLDEIKKVAPDDAAPFMNYLNYSAQMYELCMKSFYNKSISGLSELRKLHSLRELMAFDPMKTLNEGTERYIKDPHIKQFINFLVMYVGSSPYQAPAVLSQLAYVQFGLGNFYVKGGMYNIVRGMEQLLTELNVTIRTETPVKGIIQVDSVAKGVRLECGEEVHADIVVSNLEAIPTYRQLLKEHPQHKTQAKKLEKFEPSVSGLVLLLGLRREYPQLAHHNFFFSKDPEEEFKQIFEEKRPADDPTVYIGISSKSDPSQAPEGKENHFVLTHVPPLKEGETWEKYKTSYRETVISKLERNGLTTIRDDIEFEMTFTPDDLQSLYGANGGSIYGVVADKKKNGGFKIPSKSELISQLYFVGGSTHPGGGVPMVTLSGQLTADLIAEELTIQQKPAVR